From one Ammospiza nelsoni isolate bAmmNel1 chromosome 14, bAmmNel1.pri, whole genome shotgun sequence genomic stretch:
- the PYGO1 gene encoding pygopus homolog 1, translated as MSAEQEKDPIALKRSRGGDSGLDGLGGPGVQLGSPDKKKRKANTQGSSFPPPSEYAPPPNPSSDHLVAANPFDDNYNTVSYKPLPSGNPYFSNPGYPGFGGYNTFRMPPHMLPRVSSPYGGSYSLRNQPHPLPQNPVGMGFSRPHSFSFGPHDNPGFGNQPPYGSGQMNQNVNMSAQHFRPNPGENFGHSGQIPHPDVPTNFGPGNNPNFPNSQLESNHSFVPPPNTYNQTKSSAQKQDFTQGASKASSQNTAAHQHHHRTEDVVSQGNSDLKSVTRNNAVNQDNSHSNSAENTSAGHSNGTQSKSRQPRGTAEGCNSEKSSKTPLHPSRHGHSSSEPVYPCGICTHEVNDDQDAILCEASCQKWFHRVCTGMTESAYGLLTAEASAVWGCDTCMADKDVQLMRTRDTAGPPALNTEG; from the exons ATGTCAGCGGAACAGGAGAAGGACCCCATCGCGCTGAAGAGATCCCGAG GtggtgacagtggattggatGGGTTAGGAGGACCAGGAGTTCAGCTTGGGAGCCCTGATAAGAAAAAGCGCAAAGCGAATACACAG gGGTCGTCATTTCCTCCTCCATCTGAATATGCTCCACCACCGAACCCAAGCTCTGACCACCTTGTAGCTGCAAATCCATTTGATGACAACTATAATACTGTGTCTTATAAACCACTTCCTTCAGGAAATCCATATTTTAGTAATCCTGGTTATCCTGGCTTTGGAGGCTATAACACTTTCAGAATGCCACCTCACATGCTGCCTAGAGTGTCCTCACCATATGGTGGCTCTTACTCCCTCAGAAACCAGCCACATCCTCTTCCTCAAAACCCTGTTGGCATGGGTTTTAGTCGACCCCACTCTTTCAGCTTTGGTCCTCATGATAACCCAGGCTTTGGGAATCAACCACCTTATGGCAGTGGTCAGATGAATCAAAATGTCAATATGTCTGCTCAGCATTTCAGACCAAATCCTGGGGAGAACTTTGGCCATTCTGGTCAGATACCTCACCCTGATGTGCCAACTAACTTTGGTCCTGGAAACAATCCAAATTTTCCAAATTCTCAGCTAGAGTCAAACCATTCTTTTGTTCCTCCACCAAACACGTACAACCAGACAAAATCATCAGCACAAAAGCAAGACTTTACTCAAGGTGCAAGCAAAGCATCCAGCCAGAACACTGCTGCTCATCAGCATCATCACAGGACAGAGGACGTTGTGAGTCAAGGTAACAGTGACCTGAAAAGCGTTACTCGAAACAATGCAGTAAATCAGGATAACAGCCATTCTAACAGTGCTGAGAACACCAGTGCTGGCCACTCAAATGGGACCCAGAGCAAGTCCCGCCAGCCTCGAGGTACTGCTGAAGGGTGCAActctgaaaagagcagcaaGACCCCCCTCCATCCCAGTCGTCACGGACACTCGTCCTCTGAGCCCGTGTACCCGTGTGGGATTTGCACACATGAAGTCAACGATGACCAGGATGCCATCCTGTGTGAAGCCTCGTGTCAGAAATGGTTCCACCGGGTCTGTACAGGCATGACAGAGTCGGCCTACGGGCTCCTCACGGCGGAGGCATCGGCGGTGTGGGGCTGTGACACTTGCATGGCTGACAAGGATGTGCAGTTAATGCGCACCAGAGACACGGCAGGGCCACCTGCACTGAACACAGAGGGCTGA